A genomic segment from Sphingomonas astaxanthinifaciens DSM 22298 encodes:
- the thiL gene encoding thiamine-phosphate kinase: protein MSAEAALLARLRGLAGDPAARGLADDVALLGDLVLTHDTIVEGIHYLSQDPPETVGWKLAAVNLSDLAAKGATPAGALLSLAIGGTPGWEERFLTGFDEACRAFGLPLLGGDTVALPAGAPRVLGLTALGRAGANVPSRAGGAPGDRLWVIGTIGDAVAGLAQLRDDEGASGPLVEAYRRPQPLLAAGRILAPHASAMMDVSDGLLLDARRLAEASGCGLRLDLSGVPLSPAFVSARGEDRAARLFAATGGDDYALLVALDPGISPLTLLQPSSVTIAPVGELTKNGVFALVDDLGSVPLPGRLGYEHNLS from the coding sequence CTGAGCGCCGAGGCCGCGCTTCTCGCCCGCCTGCGCGGGCTGGCCGGCGACCCCGCCGCGCGCGGCCTTGCCGACGACGTCGCCCTCCTCGGCGACCTCGTCCTGACCCACGACACCATCGTCGAGGGCATCCATTATCTTAGCCAGGACCCGCCCGAGACCGTCGGCTGGAAGCTCGCCGCGGTGAACCTCTCCGACCTCGCGGCCAAAGGGGCGACCCCGGCCGGGGCTTTGCTCTCGCTCGCCATCGGCGGCACGCCCGGCTGGGAAGAGCGCTTCCTCACCGGCTTCGACGAGGCCTGCCGCGCCTTCGGCCTGCCCCTGCTCGGCGGCGACACGGTCGCGCTTCCGGCGGGCGCGCCGCGGGTTCTCGGGCTGACGGCGCTCGGCCGGGCTGGCGCGAACGTGCCCAGCCGCGCCGGGGGAGCGCCCGGCGACCGGCTGTGGGTGATCGGCACCATCGGCGACGCCGTGGCCGGGCTCGCCCAACTGAGGGACGATGAGGGGGCGAGCGGACCGCTGGTCGAGGCCTATCGCCGCCCGCAGCCCCTGCTCGCGGCCGGCCGCATCCTCGCCCCCCACGCCAGCGCGATGATGGACGTCTCGGACGGCCTGCTGCTCGACGCCCGCCGGCTGGCCGAGGCGAGCGGCTGCGGCCTTCGCCTGGACCTGTCCGGTGTTCCCCTCTCGCCCGCCTTCGTCTCGGCCCGCGGCGAGGATCGCGCGGCGCGCCTGTTCGCCGCCACGGGGGGCGACGATTACGCGCTGCTGGTCGCGCTCGACCCCGGAATTTCGCCCTTAACCCTTCTTCAACCGTCCTCGGTGACAATCGCCCCCGTCGGCGAGCTGACGAAGAACGGGGTCTTCGCGCTCGTCGACGACCTCGGCTCCGTGCCGCTTCCAGGACGCCTCGGTTATGAGCATAACTTATCCTGA
- a CDS encoding VOC family protein: MDKLRTCLWFDKGEARKAAEFYAATFPDSDAGTAMTAPTDFPGGSAGDELTVDFTVLGRSFIGLNGGPQFKPNLAVSFMVMTETQEETDRYWNAIVDNGGSASDCGWCQDRWGYSWQITPRVLMEGNSHPDPDVARRVFAAMMTMQKIDHARIEAAIAGEEVNA; this comes from the coding sequence ATGGACAAGCTCAGGACCTGCCTGTGGTTCGACAAGGGAGAGGCGAGGAAGGCGGCGGAATTCTACGCCGCGACCTTTCCCGACAGTGACGCGGGGACGGCCATGACGGCCCCGACCGATTTTCCCGGCGGCTCGGCGGGCGACGAGCTGACGGTCGATTTCACCGTCCTTGGCCGTTCCTTCATCGGCCTGAACGGCGGCCCGCAGTTCAAGCCCAATCTCGCCGTCAGCTTCATGGTGATGACCGAGACCCAGGAAGAGACGGATCGCTACTGGAATGCCATCGTCGACAACGGCGGCAGCGCAAGCGACTGCGGCTGGTGTCAGGATCGCTGGGGTTACAGCTGGCAGATCACCCCGCGCGTCCTGATGGAAGGGAACAGCCATCCCGACCCCGACGTCGCCAGGCGCGTGTTCGCGGCGATGATGACCATGCAGAAGATCGACCACGCCCGGATCGAGGCCGCGATCGCCGGAGAAGAGGTGAATGCGTAA
- a CDS encoding alpha/beta fold hydrolase: MTDLTFTRHPLATGVTLNVATAGPEDGPAIVFLHGFPESHRTWRKLVPLLSDKYRLIMPDQRGFAGSDAPPDKADYATDRIVADLFALVDRLGLDDFTLVGHDWGGAVSWAAALRNDPRLKRLVIVNAPHPVIFQKSLIEDSDQRAASQYMNAFRAPGFEDFPARIGWEAFFDKSFEGHVDLASISPEEKADYIAEWSRPGTFAAMLNWYRGAGVIVPQPGIEVPLPDFLLRAFPSVKVPTLVVWGMRDKALLPLQFEGLDALVDDLTLVRVEDAGHFLPWEKPEAVAGPLRTFLASHTGA; this comes from the coding sequence ATGACCGACCTCACCTTCACCCGCCATCCGCTCGCCACCGGCGTCACCTTGAATGTCGCCACCGCCGGGCCCGAGGACGGCCCAGCGATCGTCTTCCTCCACGGCTTCCCCGAATCGCACCGCACGTGGCGGAAGCTCGTCCCGCTGCTGTCGGACAAATACCGCCTGATCATGCCCGACCAGCGCGGTTTCGCGGGGTCGGACGCGCCGCCGGACAAGGCGGATTATGCGACCGACCGGATCGTGGCGGACCTCTTCGCGCTGGTCGACCGGCTCGGCCTCGACGACTTCACCCTCGTCGGCCACGACTGGGGCGGGGCGGTCAGCTGGGCGGCGGCGCTCCGGAACGACCCGCGCCTCAAGCGGCTCGTCATCGTCAACGCGCCCCACCCGGTCATCTTCCAGAAGAGCCTGATCGAGGATTCCGACCAGCGCGCGGCCTCGCAATATATGAACGCCTTCCGCGCGCCCGGCTTCGAGGACTTCCCCGCGCGGATCGGCTGGGAGGCCTTTTTCGACAAGAGCTTCGAAGGCCATGTCGACCTCGCCTCGATCAGTCCCGAGGAAAAAGCCGACTATATCGCGGAATGGTCGCGGCCCGGCACCTTCGCGGCGATGCTCAACTGGTATCGCGGTGCGGGCGTGATCGTGCCGCAACCTGGGATCGAAGTGCCGCTTCCCGACTTCCTGCTTCGCGCCTTTCCGAGCGTGAAGGTTCCGACCCTCGTCGTCTGGGGAATGAGGGACAAGGCGCTGCTCCCGCTCCAGTTCGAGGGGCTCGACGCGCTGGTCGACGACCTGACCCTCGTCCGGGTCGAGGATGCCGGTCATTTCCTTCCGTGGGAGAAGCCGGAAGCGGTGGCCGGGCCGCTGCGGACTTTCCTCGCCAGCCATACGGGGGCATAG
- a CDS encoding DUF1428 domain-containing protein, with the protein MSYIDGFVLPLHPDKHDAYKAMAETFAREAARLGGISIETLGDGLEPGKLTSFPQSVHAEEGENVVFSFVIWPDKATRDAGWEKIMGMPELQPQGEMPFDGKRMFWGGFNPLVGHDALDALLAAHKVEA; encoded by the coding sequence ATGAGCTACATCGATGGATTCGTCCTGCCCCTGCACCCCGACAAGCACGACGCCTACAAGGCGATGGCCGAAACCTTCGCGCGTGAGGCCGCCCGGCTCGGCGGGATCTCGATCGAGACGCTCGGTGACGGCCTCGAACCCGGCAAGCTCACCAGCTTCCCCCAATCGGTCCATGCCGAGGAAGGCGAGAATGTCGTCTTCTCCTTCGTCATCTGGCCCGACAAGGCGACCCGCGATGCCGGCTGGGAGAAGATCATGGGCATGCCGGAGCTTCAGCCGCAGGGCGAAATGCCGTTCGACGGCAAGCGCATGTTCTGGGGCGGCTTCAATCCCCTGGTCGGACACGACGCGCTCGACGCCTTGCTCGCCGCGCACAAGGTGGAGGCCTGA
- a CDS encoding dihydrofolate reductase family protein — protein MRKIRGCAFVSLDGVMQAPGGPTEDPTGGFAYGGWLPQFFDEGVGEAIDAFFAKPYDLLLGRRTYDIFAAYWPYVGQDPAGHGELFELTGKDEGEAAAMQMGADFTAATKYVVTGGEQDLPWSNSVRVRSIGELAAIKAGEGPDLLIQGSSTLYPQLIAADLLDRLTLMIFPAILGQGKRLLGDGPAARSMRLLDQKTTGSGAIVATYEPAGDIGANWAGPEIVSEREVARRAAMAEDRW, from the coding sequence ATGCGTAAGATCCGCGGCTGCGCCTTCGTCAGCCTCGACGGGGTGATGCAGGCCCCCGGCGGCCCGACCGAGGATCCGACCGGCGGCTTCGCTTATGGCGGCTGGCTGCCGCAATTCTTTGACGAGGGGGTGGGCGAGGCGATCGATGCCTTCTTCGCCAAGCCCTACGACCTGCTGCTCGGCCGGCGGACCTATGACATCTTCGCCGCCTACTGGCCCTATGTCGGCCAGGATCCGGCCGGGCACGGCGAATTGTTCGAACTGACGGGCAAGGACGAGGGCGAAGCTGCCGCCATGCAGATGGGCGCGGACTTCACCGCCGCCACCAAATATGTCGTGACCGGCGGCGAGCAGGACCTCCCCTGGTCGAACAGCGTCCGCGTGCGCAGCATCGGCGAGCTCGCCGCGATCAAGGCGGGCGAGGGCCCCGACCTCCTGATCCAGGGCAGCAGCACTCTCTATCCGCAGCTGATCGCCGCCGACCTTCTCGACCGCCTGACGCTGATGATCTTCCCGGCGATCCTCGGCCAGGGCAAGCGCCTGCTCGGCGATGGACCGGCGGCGCGGTCGATGCGCCTCCTCGACCAGAAGACGACCGGATCCGGAGCGATCGTCGCGACCTACGAGCCGGCGGGCGACATCGGGGCCAACTGGGCCGGTCCCGAGATCGTCAGCGAGCGCGAGGTCGCTCGCCGCGCGGCCATGGCGGAGGATCGCTGGTGA
- a CDS encoding CPBP family intramembrane glutamic endopeptidase: MTAAALLALALLVPVPLWGLWRSRAGRPQQERKARYRSTIALGLGLLVALALVAWREGLGLADLGLDPLDRTGAWALAAAAALLGLLALGLRSSKARERPDERATAMFPQSADEVPLFAATILVAGIGWELLYRGFLLWFLPPLTGLWPAVALAGLAYGLAHGWHSGRRFAASLVSAMLFATGYALTHSLWWLILIHLGLPLLGYLGWRRLRPAPPATPAEALA, from the coding sequence ATGACCGCCGCGGCGCTCCTCGCCCTGGCGCTGCTCGTTCCCGTTCCCTTGTGGGGCCTGTGGCGGAGCCGCGCCGGCCGGCCCCAGCAAGAGCGCAAGGCGCGCTACCGGTCGACCATCGCGCTCGGCCTCGGCCTGCTCGTGGCGCTCGCGCTGGTGGCGTGGCGCGAGGGGCTCGGCCTCGCCGATCTCGGCCTCGACCCGCTCGATCGCACCGGCGCCTGGGCGCTCGCAGCCGCAGCCGCCCTGCTGGGCCTGCTCGCCCTCGGCCTGCGCTCGAGCAAGGCGCGGGAGAGACCCGACGAGCGCGCCACCGCGATGTTCCCGCAAAGCGCCGACGAAGTTCCACTCTTCGCGGCGACCATCCTCGTCGCCGGCATCGGCTGGGAGCTGCTCTATCGCGGCTTCCTCCTGTGGTTCCTGCCCCCGCTCACCGGTCTGTGGCCGGCGGTGGCGCTCGCCGGCCTCGCTTACGGCCTCGCCCACGGCTGGCATTCGGGCAGGCGCTTCGCCGCCAGCCTCGTCTCGGCGATGCTGTTCGCCACGGGCTACGCGCTCACCCACAGCCTGTGGTGGCTGATCCTCATCCACCTCGGCCTGCCGCTGCTCGGCTATCTCGGCTGGCGGCGGCTCCGGCCTGCACCCCCAGCCACCCCCGCGGAGGCCCTCGCATGA
- a CDS encoding glutathione S-transferase family protein produces the protein MSLILYGHEFSSYTWKALIPLWANDTPFEFRSVERHGPEFAALAPFGQFPLLVDDGRVIAESSIIIEHLDRHHPGPNRWIPEGDEGLRVRFLDRVFDQRIMDTAQPAVANALRPPEHKDPYGLEQAMQRLRRNYDWLEGQLAGDGWAAGETFTMADCAAAPALFYADWVDPIGPNRPKLAAYRARLLAHPAVSRAVEQARPFRHYFPLGAPDRD, from the coding sequence GTGAGCCTCATCCTCTACGGCCACGAATTCAGCAGCTACACCTGGAAGGCGCTGATCCCGCTCTGGGCGAACGACACGCCGTTCGAATTCCGCTCGGTCGAGCGCCACGGACCCGAATTCGCCGCGCTTGCCCCATTCGGCCAGTTTCCGCTGCTGGTCGACGACGGCCGGGTGATAGCCGAAAGCTCGATCATCATCGAGCATCTCGACCGCCATCATCCCGGCCCCAATCGCTGGATCCCTGAGGGCGACGAGGGGCTGCGCGTCCGCTTCCTCGACCGGGTCTTCGACCAGCGGATCATGGACACCGCCCAGCCCGCCGTCGCCAACGCGCTGCGGCCGCCCGAGCACAAGGACCCCTACGGCCTCGAACAGGCCATGCAGCGCCTGCGCCGCAACTACGACTGGCTCGAGGGCCAGCTCGCCGGGGACGGCTGGGCGGCGGGCGAGACCTTTACCATGGCCGATTGTGCCGCCGCGCCCGCGCTCTTCTATGCCGACTGGGTCGATCCGATCGGTCCCAACCGGCCGAAGCTCGCCGCCTATCGCGCTCGCCTGCTCGCCCATCCCGCGGTGTCACGCGCGGTCGAGCAGGCGCGGCCCTTCCGCCACTATTTTCCCCTCGGGGCGCCCGACCGCGACTGA
- a CDS encoding pirin family protein — protein MTNDDPRSLSLAPVTHDLGGFKVHRTLPHKQRTMVGPFIFFDQMGPARLGVNEGLDVRPHPHINLATVTYLFEGAIDHRDSVGSVQRIEPGAVNLMTAGKGISHSERSPADERAAGPKLDGLQTWLALPQAKEELDPGFEHTPADALPWVEGDGVRLNLIMGEAFGARSPVTQHHPTIYAAIHLAPGAAIELDREADERALYLLDGDAAVDGFSLEAMHLVLLRPGTRPVLRSERGARLMLAGGAPMDGERHVWWNFVSSRRDRINEAKRAWKAGEFALPPQDDHEWIPLPEIPLTVSYP, from the coding sequence ATGACCAACGACGATCCCCGGTCGCTCAGCCTTGCTCCGGTCACCCACGACCTCGGCGGCTTCAAGGTCCACCGCACGCTGCCGCACAAGCAGCGCACCATGGTCGGGCCGTTCATCTTCTTCGACCAGATGGGTCCGGCGCGCCTCGGCGTGAACGAGGGCCTCGACGTGCGGCCGCACCCGCACATCAACCTCGCCACGGTCACTTATCTGTTCGAAGGCGCGATCGACCACCGCGACAGCGTCGGCTCGGTCCAGCGGATCGAGCCCGGCGCGGTCAACCTGATGACCGCCGGCAAGGGCATCTCGCACTCCGAGCGCTCCCCCGCCGACGAGCGCGCCGCCGGGCCGAAGCTCGACGGCCTCCAAACTTGGCTTGCCCTGCCGCAGGCCAAGGAAGAGCTCGATCCCGGCTTCGAGCACACCCCCGCCGACGCGTTGCCCTGGGTCGAGGGCGATGGCGTCCGTCTCAACCTCATCATGGGCGAGGCCTTCGGGGCCCGCTCGCCGGTCACCCAGCATCACCCGACCATCTATGCCGCCATCCACCTTGCGCCCGGCGCTGCCATCGAGCTCGACCGCGAGGCCGACGAGCGCGCGCTCTATCTCCTCGATGGCGACGCGGCGGTCGACGGCTTCAGCCTCGAGGCGATGCACCTCGTCCTGCTCCGACCCGGCACCCGCCCGGTGCTGCGCTCGGAGCGCGGCGCGCGCCTGATGCTTGCCGGCGGCGCGCCGATGGACGGCGAACGTCATGTCTGGTGGAATTTCGTCTCCAGCCGCCGCGACCGCATCAACGAGGCCAAGCGGGCGTGGAAGGCCGGCGAATTCGCGCTTCCCCCGCAGGACGACCACGAGTGGATCCCGCTTCCCGAGATTCCGCTGACGGTCAGCTATCCGTGA
- a CDS encoding winged helix-turn-helix transcriptional regulator — protein sequence MTSRAGSETKRVYDDACGTAHGLELVGDRWTLLIMRELIYGPRRFSDLRRDLAGISANVLSQRLEELERRGLLAKVRLPPPAARDAYQATDWGLEVKTVIMELGRFAARSPGHDPTLPLSPASIMMSFETMIDEKKARGFEARVGFVLNGEPFTARVRKGRVRVVRGLSDERAALVTAPPESVAAVVYGGAPAEMLGIAGDEAVARRFLTLFTLPPKADTRAS from the coding sequence GTGACCAGCCGGGCAGGATCCGAGACCAAACGGGTCTATGACGATGCCTGCGGAACCGCCCACGGGCTCGAGCTCGTCGGCGATCGCTGGACGTTGCTGATCATGCGCGAGCTCATCTACGGGCCGCGCCGCTTCTCCGACCTGCGCCGCGATCTTGCCGGGATCAGCGCCAACGTGCTGAGCCAGCGGCTCGAGGAGCTCGAGCGGCGCGGGCTGCTGGCCAAGGTCCGCCTGCCCCCGCCCGCCGCGCGCGACGCCTACCAGGCGACCGACTGGGGCCTCGAGGTCAAGACGGTGATCATGGAGCTCGGCCGCTTCGCCGCGCGCTCGCCCGGTCACGACCCCACGCTGCCGCTCAGCCCGGCCTCGATCATGATGAGCTTCGAGACGATGATCGACGAGAAGAAGGCGCGCGGGTTCGAGGCGAGGGTCGGGTTCGTCCTCAACGGCGAGCCCTTCACCGCCCGCGTCCGCAAGGGGCGGGTCCGGGTTGTCCGCGGCCTGTCGGACGAGCGCGCGGCGCTGGTCACCGCCCCGCCCGAGTCGGTCGCCGCCGTCGTCTATGGCGGGGCACCGGCCGAAATGCTGGGTATCGCGGGAGACGAAGCGGTGGCACGGCGTTTCCTCACCCTGTTCACCTTGCCGCCCAAGGCTGACACGCGCGCCAGTTGA
- a CDS encoding VOC family protein, with the protein MANPPGSFIWYELMSPDPDGSKAFYDAVVGWDIEPKPAGELDYRMIRRAPGGNAGGVLRLDPAMQANGARPMWLGYLNVDDVDASVEAGKVDGAKVIMPPWSVPGVGRMAMIADPTGGIVYLMKPEPPAGQEDATSDVFSVDRPQHIRWNELTSSDPARATEFYKRHFGWTQQGSMPMGPAGDYLFVQHGGVGIGAISPRMQLEAPVAWTYYIGVDDIDRAIAAVNEGGGKVLWGPHQIPGGEYSLIGLDPQGATFGLVGPRHA; encoded by the coding sequence ATGGCTAATCCCCCGGGCAGCTTCATCTGGTATGAGCTGATGAGCCCCGATCCCGACGGCTCGAAAGCCTTTTATGACGCGGTGGTCGGCTGGGACATCGAGCCGAAACCCGCGGGCGAGCTCGACTATCGCATGATCCGCCGCGCCCCTGGCGGCAATGCCGGCGGCGTCCTCCGGCTCGATCCCGCGATGCAGGCCAATGGCGCGCGTCCGATGTGGCTCGGCTATCTCAACGTCGACGACGTCGATGCTTCGGTCGAGGCCGGCAAGGTCGACGGCGCCAAGGTCATCATGCCGCCCTGGTCGGTTCCCGGGGTCGGCCGGATGGCGATGATCGCCGATCCGACCGGCGGCATCGTCTACCTGATGAAGCCCGAGCCACCGGCAGGGCAGGAAGACGCCACCAGTGACGTCTTCTCGGTCGACCGGCCCCAGCACATTCGCTGGAACGAGCTGACCAGTTCGGACCCGGCGCGCGCCACCGAGTTCTACAAGCGCCACTTCGGCTGGACCCAGCAAGGCTCGATGCCGATGGGCCCGGCCGGCGACTATCTCTTCGTCCAGCATGGCGGCGTGGGGATCGGCGCGATCTCGCCCCGGATGCAGCTCGAGGCGCCGGTCGCTTGGACCTACTACATCGGCGTCGACGACATCGACCGGGCGATCGCGGCGGTGAACGAGGGCGGGGGCAAGGTCCTGTGGGGCCCGCACCAGATCCCGGGCGGCGAATACAGCCTGATCGGCCTCGATCCCCAAGGTGCGACCTTCGGTCTGGTCGGCCCGCGTCACGCGTAG
- a CDS encoding glutathione S-transferase family protein has protein sequence MALVDTAPIELTTFGWVPPFARGQVRDLRVRWALEEIGADYCVRTVGPVPPEYFREQPFGQVPAYREGDLQLFESGAIVQHVGEKDERLLPRDPAPRARAIQWTYAALNSVEPYVMGYAALGAFYPDEEWAKLRKPSARAELSKRLDRVADWLGDRQWLEGDRFTIGDLMMVAVLRITGDEGGPVAEHPTLDAYRARGIARPAFQRALADQLALYADKPKGEAA, from the coding sequence ATGGCCCTCGTCGATACCGCCCCGATCGAGCTCACCACCTTCGGATGGGTCCCGCCCTTCGCCCGCGGCCAGGTCCGCGACCTCCGCGTCCGCTGGGCGCTGGAGGAGATCGGAGCCGACTATTGCGTCAGAACGGTCGGCCCGGTCCCGCCCGAATATTTCCGCGAGCAGCCGTTCGGCCAGGTCCCCGCCTATCGCGAGGGCGACCTCCAGCTGTTCGAGAGCGGGGCGATCGTCCAGCACGTCGGCGAGAAGGACGAGCGGCTGCTGCCGCGCGACCCTGCGCCCCGCGCCCGCGCCATCCAGTGGACCTATGCCGCGCTCAACAGCGTCGAGCCCTATGTCATGGGCTATGCGGCCCTGGGCGCCTTCTACCCCGATGAGGAATGGGCGAAGCTCCGCAAGCCCTCCGCCCGCGCGGAACTGTCCAAGCGGCTCGACCGGGTGGCCGACTGGCTCGGCGACCGCCAGTGGCTCGAAGGCGATCGCTTCACCATCGGCGACCTGATGATGGTCGCCGTGCTGCGGATCACGGGCGACGAAGGCGGTCCGGTCGCCGAGCACCCGACCCTCGACGCCTATCGTGCCCGCGGCATCGCGCGCCCGGCCTTCCAGCGCGCGCTGGCCGACCAGCTCGCGCTCTATGCCGACAAGCCCAAGGGAGAAGCCGCATGA
- a CDS encoding DUF1428 domain-containing protein, with amino-acid sequence MSYVDGFVIPVKLTDRQAFIDHARHMDAVMIEEGALRIVECWADDVSEGKQTDFYRSVDRQEGETVCFSWIEWPDKATRDAAFARMMENEEMMNTPMPFDGKRMIFGGFEPVVVLEKKHG; translated from the coding sequence ATGAGCTATGTCGACGGCTTCGTCATTCCGGTGAAGCTCACCGACCGCCAGGCCTTCATCGACCATGCGCGCCACATGGACGCGGTCATGATCGAGGAGGGGGCCCTCCGGATCGTCGAATGCTGGGCCGATGACGTCTCCGAGGGCAAGCAGACCGACTTCTACCGCTCGGTCGACCGACAGGAGGGCGAGACGGTCTGCTTCTCGTGGATCGAATGGCCCGACAAGGCCACCCGCGACGCCGCCTTCGCGCGGATGATGGAGAACGAGGAGATGATGAACACGCCGATGCCATTCGACGGCAAGCGCATGATCTTCGGCGGCTTCGAGCCCGTCGTCGTCCTGGAGAAGAAGCATGGCTAA
- a CDS encoding BolA family protein, translating to MNASSKGPVATEIEARLENALAPTRLDLVDDSESHRGHGGYRGEGGESHFTLRVESAAFAGLNRVQRQRLVYKALGELMHHQVHALAMETRAPGE from the coding sequence ATGAACGCGTCTTCGAAGGGGCCGGTCGCAACCGAAATCGAGGCTCGCCTCGAAAATGCCCTCGCTCCGACCCGTCTCGACCTCGTCGACGACAGCGAATCGCACCGCGGCCACGGCGGCTATCGCGGGGAGGGGGGCGAATCGCACTTCACCCTGCGGGTCGAGAGCGCGGCCTTCGCCGGGCTGAACCGGGTCCAGCGCCAGCGGCTCGTCTACAAGGCGCTGGGCGAACTCATGCACCATCAGGTCCACGCACTGGCGATGGAAACGAGGGCACCCGGAGAATGA
- a CDS encoding VOC family protein, whose translation MARMIFINLPVKDLERSKAFYEAIGFRNEPKFSNESGAMMVLSDTISVMLLTHDFYSSFHTRPIGDTHKESRVLLCFSCDSREEVDRIVETVAANGGKIDQSPKSEAEPGGPMYGRDFEDPDGHQWEPMWMDPAFAEQGAHPVEEAAGA comes from the coding sequence ATGGCGCGAATGATCTTCATCAACCTGCCAGTGAAGGACCTCGAGCGGTCCAAGGCCTTTTACGAGGCCATCGGTTTTCGCAACGAGCCCAAGTTCAGCAACGAATCCGGGGCGATGATGGTGCTGAGCGACACCATCTCGGTCATGCTCCTGACCCACGACTTCTACTCGAGCTTCCACACCCGTCCGATCGGCGACACGCACAAGGAAAGCCGGGTGCTCCTCTGCTTCTCCTGCGACAGCCGCGAGGAGGTGGACCGGATCGTCGAGACCGTCGCGGCCAATGGCGGCAAGATCGACCAGTCGCCCAAGAGCGAGGCCGAGCCGGGCGGGCCGATGTACGGCCGCGATTTCGAGGACCCCGACGGCCACCAGTGGGAGCCGATGTGGATGGACCCCGCCTTCGCCGAACAGGGCGCGCATCCGGTCGAAGAAGCGGCGGGGGCCTGA
- the nusB gene encoding transcription antitermination factor NusB gives MAAPKKSRARSAARLNAVQALYQQEMEGTPTPILLHEFHAHRFGATIDEATLVDAEMDFFDDIVRGVTARAEEIDRTVTERLADGWKLERLDRSMRAILRAGTYELIARPDVTVGTVIDEYLDVAHAFFDEKEVKFVNGLLDKVAKDVRG, from the coding sequence ATGGCTGCTCCGAAGAAATCCCGCGCCCGCTCGGCCGCGCGCCTCAACGCCGTCCAGGCGCTCTACCAGCAGGAGATGGAGGGCACGCCCACCCCGATCCTGCTTCACGAATTCCACGCCCACCGCTTCGGCGCGACGATCGACGAGGCGACCCTCGTCGATGCCGAGATGGACTTTTTCGACGACATCGTCCGCGGCGTCACCGCCCGGGCCGAAGAGATCGACCGCACCGTCACCGAGCGGCTCGCCGACGGCTGGAAGCTCGAGCGGCTCGACCGCTCGATGCGCGCGATCCTGCGCGCCGGCACCTACGAGCTGATCGCCCGCCCCGACGTCACCGTCGGCACGGTGATCGACGAATATCTCGACGTCGCCCACGCCTTCTTCGACGAGAAGGAGGTCAAGTTCGTCAACGGCCTCCTCGACAAGGTCGCCAAGGACGTGCGCGGCTGA
- a CDS encoding DnaJ domain-containing protein: protein MASRNPKFHGRVEGAAAHCAVPGCAMPGEFKAPLTAPTFDGPGEWQWLCLDHVREHNARYNFFAGMSTEEIEAAQSPIAGWDRSTRAFASAAGADPSPAWSDFRDPLDAISGRFAARGRGPGPAVSRFTEGERRALGVLGLGEDAELSTVRKAYSTLVRRYHPDRNGGDRTQESKLSAVIEAWAVLRSAPAFA from the coding sequence ATGGCTTCCCGCAACCCCAAGTTCCACGGCCGGGTGGAAGGCGCCGCGGCGCATTGCGCCGTTCCCGGCTGCGCCATGCCCGGCGAGTTCAAGGCCCCGCTCACCGCCCCGACCTTCGACGGGCCGGGCGAATGGCAGTGGCTGTGCCTCGACCATGTGCGCGAGCATAATGCGCGCTACAATTTCTTCGCGGGCATGAGCACCGAGGAGATCGAGGCCGCGCAGTCGCCGATCGCCGGCTGGGACCGCTCGACCCGCGCCTTCGCCAGCGCGGCGGGGGCCGATCCCTCCCCGGCCTGGAGCGACTTCAGGGACCCGCTCGACGCGATCAGCGGCCGGTTCGCGGCGCGCGGGCGCGGGCCCGGTCCCGCGGTCAGCCGCTTCACCGAGGGCGAGCGGCGGGCGCTCGGCGTGCTCGGGCTCGGCGAGGACGCCGAGCTGTCGACGGTTCGCAAGGCCTATTCGACCCTGGTCCGGCGCTACCACCCCGATCGCAACGGCGGCGACCGGACGCAGGAGAGCAAGCTCTCGGCGGTGATCGAGGCCTGGGCCGTGCTGCGCTCGGCGCCCGCCTTCGCCTGA